From the Microcoleus sp. bin38.metabat.b11b12b14.051 genome, one window contains:
- a CDS encoding RNA-guided endonuclease TnpB family protein: MTQKAFKYRFYPTQSQENLLRRTMGCARLVYNKALALRTEAWYERQERVGYTETSAMLTEWKKQEDLQFLNEVSCVPVQQGLRHLQTAFTNFFAGRAKYPNFKKKHNGGNAEFTKSAFKWKNGQVYLAKCTEPLPIRWSREIPKNTEPSTITVKLAPSGRWTVSLLVDIEIEALPESPNQIGLDLGITSLIAMSNGEKVANPKGFKAKRHKLRQAQKALSRKKKGSNNRHKARLKVARVHAEISDARKDFLHKLTTQLVRENQTIAVEDLAVKNMVKNHKLALAISDASWGELVRQLEYKCGWYGRTFVKIDRWFPSSKRCGLCGHVVEKLPLNVREWKCPKCGTNHDRDINAARNILAAGLAVSVCGATVRPEQSKSVKASARKQKPKL, from the coding sequence ATGACACAGAAAGCATTCAAGTACCGATTCTATCCAACTCAGTCGCAAGAAAACTTGCTGAGAAGAACGATGGGCTGTGCTCGTTTGGTTTACAACAAAGCCCTTGCTCTTAGAACAGAGGCTTGGTATGAAAGACAAGAACGAGTCGGATACACTGAAACTTCTGCGATGTTGACTGAGTGGAAAAAACAAGAAGACTTGCAATTTCTCAATGAAGTTAGCTGTGTGCCAGTACAACAAGGTTTGAGGCATCTACAAACTGCCTTTACCAACTTCTTTGCGGGTCGGGCGAAATACCCCAACTTCAAGAAAAAGCATAATGGTGGCAATGCAGAATTCACTAAATCTGCTTTTAAGTGGAAAAACGGCCAAGTCTACTTGGCCAAATGTACTGAGCCGTTGCCTATTCGATGGAGTCGGGAGATTCCAAAAAATACTGAGCCATCTACTATTACAGTAAAACTTGCACCCTCTGGAAGATGGACTGTTTCCCTTTTGGTTGACATTGAAATTGAAGCATTGCCTGAATCTCCTAATCAGATTGGCTTAGATTTGGGCATTACTAGCTTGATTGCCATGAGTAATGGTGAAAAGGTTGCCAATCCTAAAGGCTTTAAGGCTAAACGCCACAAGCTGCGTCAAGCTCAAAAAGCGTTGAGTCGCAAGAAAAAAGGCTCTAATAATCGGCACAAAGCTAGACTTAAAGTTGCTAGAGTTCATGCAGAAATTAGCGATGCTAGAAAAGATTTTCTTCACAAACTGACAACTCAACTGGTGCGTGAAAACCAAACCATCGCCGTTGAGGATTTGGCTGTGAAGAATATGGTCAAAAACCACAAACTTGCCCTTGCTATCAGTGATGCTAGTTGGGGGGAATTGGTCAGGCAACTTGAATACAAGTGCGGCTGGTATGGTCGTACTTTTGTCAAGATTGACCGATGGTTTCCTAGCTCTAAGAGGTGTGGGCTTTGTGGTCACGTTGTAGAAAAGTTGCCTTTGAATGTCCGAGAGTGGAAATGTCCTAAGTGTGGAACTAACCATGATCGAGATATCAACGCAGCAAGGAATATTTTGGCGGCAGGACTTGCCGTGTCAGTCTGTGGAGCGACTGTAAGACCTGAACAGAGTAAATCTGTGAAGGCTAGTGCTAGGAAGCAGAAACCTAAGTTGTGA
- a CDS encoding DUF2079 domain-containing protein encodes MTFLRWKKNESLQVVVKVAIAFFVLCLLLTLHRYYSLYATYDQGIFNQLFWNGTRGHLFESSLSSALSTNVVHQNQLPSVSYYRLGQHFTPALMVWLPIYSLFPSPITLTVLQVTLITAAGLVLYALARHYLEPRLSATIVVSYYAANAVIGPTLGNFHDVCQIPLYVFGLLLAMEKRWWPLFGILATLILAVREDSGIVLFGVGAYMILSRRYPRTGLAVCILSFAYTIVLTNLIMPLFSADISQRFMMERFGQYADGDEASTLEILWGMVSNPGRLLNELFTPFFGKIRYLLGQWLPLALVPAVAPASWTIAGFPLLKLFLAKGESVLAINIRYAMTVVPGLFYGAILWWASRQQEEDRIRRGEQTILRFPNAIFPFPSSSRFRRFWAFCICLSLFFTFTSNPNRTFSFILPDAIAPWVQVPLVKQWQHVSQVRPLLAQIPANASVAATNTIVPILSSRREILRFPMFELRNDAGEAVKMDYVIADMWQLQQYQAAFSRERGQLQQIVPQIDRISKSGEYGIVGFEDGAILMRKGAVSNSESASAWASFRRQLAPILKQG; translated from the coding sequence ATGACATTTTTGAGATGGAAGAAAAATGAGTCGCTACAGGTAGTAGTGAAAGTGGCGATCGCCTTTTTTGTGCTGTGCCTGTTGCTGACGCTGCACCGCTACTACAGCCTTTACGCTACTTACGACCAAGGCATTTTCAATCAACTTTTTTGGAACGGCACTCGGGGTCACTTGTTTGAGAGTTCCCTGTCTTCGGCTTTGTCCACTAACGTGGTTCACCAAAATCAGCTCCCGTCTGTATCTTACTACCGGTTGGGGCAGCATTTCACTCCGGCGCTGATGGTGTGGCTGCCAATTTACTCGCTGTTCCCCTCGCCTATCACTTTGACGGTGTTGCAGGTAACTTTAATTACGGCGGCGGGTTTGGTTCTCTACGCTCTCGCTAGACACTATCTAGAGCCGCGACTGTCGGCGACAATTGTGGTGAGCTATTATGCAGCTAACGCGGTTATCGGCCCGACTTTGGGCAATTTTCACGATGTTTGTCAAATTCCGCTTTATGTCTTCGGCTTGCTGCTGGCGATGGAGAAGCGCTGGTGGCCGCTGTTTGGGATTCTGGCAACTTTAATTTTGGCCGTGCGGGAAGATTCGGGCATTGTTTTGTTTGGCGTGGGGGCTTACATGATTTTGAGCCGGCGCTACCCTCGGACTGGTTTGGCTGTCTGCATTCTCAGTTTTGCTTACACGATCGTCCTGACTAATCTGATTATGCCTTTGTTTTCTGCTGATATTTCCCAGCGGTTTATGATGGAACGCTTCGGTCAGTATGCTGATGGAGATGAAGCTTCAACGCTAGAAATTCTTTGGGGAATGGTTAGCAATCCCGGGCGGTTGCTAAATGAGCTATTTACGCCGTTTTTTGGTAAGATTAGATACCTCTTGGGGCAGTGGTTGCCGTTGGCTTTGGTTCCTGCCGTAGCACCCGCTTCTTGGACGATCGCAGGCTTCCCACTGCTGAAGCTATTTTTAGCTAAAGGAGAGTCGGTGCTGGCCATTAATATTCGCTATGCGATGACTGTGGTTCCGGGGCTCTTTTACGGGGCAATCCTGTGGTGGGCGAGCCGTCAACAGGAAGAAGATAGAATTAGGAGGGGAGAACAAACTATTTTGCGTTTTCCGAATGCGATATTTCCTTTCCCTTCGTCTTCACGGTTTCGCCGCTTTTGGGCGTTTTGCATCTGCTTGTCGCTATTTTTTACCTTCACGTCTAATCCTAATCGGACTTTTTCGTTTATTTTGCCTGATGCGATCGCTCCTTGGGTGCAGGTTCCTCTAGTCAAACAGTGGCAGCACGTCTCTCAAGTGCGGCCACTATTAGCTCAAATTCCTGCTAATGCTAGCGTGGCTGCAACGAATACTATTGTGCCGATTTTGTCAAGCCGCCGGGAAATTCTCCGGTTTCCGATGTTTGAACTGCGGAATGATGCGGGAGAGGCAGTGAAGATGGATTATGTAATTGCCGATATGTGGCAGTTGCAGCAGTATCAGGCTGCGTTTAGCAGGGAACGGGGACAGTTGCAGCAAATCGTACCGCAGATCGATCGAATATCCAAGTCTGGAGAGTACGGGATTGTTGGCTTTGAAGACGGCGCGATTTTGATGCGGAAAGGTGCTGTGTCAAACTCTGAATCGGCGTCTGCTTGGGCTAGTTTTCGTCGCCAGTTGGCACCGATTTTGAAGCAAGGGTAA
- the moaC gene encoding cyclic pyranopterin monophosphate synthase MoaC, producing the protein MQDLSQSFSQESDRAQLTHLDRSGEAQMVDVSAKVATVRQAVAQARVRMLPETLAAIEAGNAPKGDVLGTARLAGIMAAKQTANLIPLCHPLPISSVEVQVIPDAELPGYQIRATVKIKGETGVEMEALTAVSVAALTLYDMAKALEKSIVIESIYLVSKSGGKSGDYQNLDA; encoded by the coding sequence ATGCAAGACCTTTCGCAAAGTTTTTCTCAAGAGTCCGATCGCGCGCAGCTAACTCACCTCGATCGCAGCGGGGAAGCCCAAATGGTGGATGTTTCGGCGAAAGTGGCAACTGTACGGCAAGCTGTGGCCCAGGCGCGGGTGCGGATGCTACCGGAGACGTTGGCTGCGATCGAAGCGGGGAATGCGCCGAAGGGGGATGTGTTAGGCACTGCCCGGTTGGCTGGAATTATGGCGGCCAAGCAGACGGCGAATCTGATTCCTCTGTGTCATCCTCTGCCGATTAGCAGCGTGGAAGTGCAGGTGATACCGGATGCTGAGTTACCGGGGTATCAAATTCGGGCGACGGTGAAAATTAAGGGGGAAACTGGGGTGGAAATGGAGGCGCTGACGGCGGTTTCGGTGGCGGCGCTGACTTTGTACGATATGGCGAAGGCTTTAGAAAAGTCGATCGTCATTGAATCGATTTATCTGGTAAGCAAAAGCGGCGGCAAGTCGGGGGATTATCAAAATTTAGATGCCTAG
- a CDS encoding MFS transporter, giving the protein MNIFRDIEPQLKRSLLTLFTAGLLFWCSLASLLPTLPLYVQSVGGSKQQIGFVMGAFAIGLLLSRPQLGKIADSRGRKQVLLLGVSVAALAPIAYLFAKSVPLLLFFRAFHGISIAAFTTAYSALVTDLSPPRKRGELIGYMSLAAPIGLAFGPALGGFVQAGIGYPALFAMSAAFATTALFFTSKVAEPNFAELTKSDSLSEDKNSQKYWQMLWNPRVRIPALVLLLVGLVFGTLSTFMPLFIQETKVNLNPGLFYSTAAVASFSLRLVTGRASDKYGRGLFISGGLICYALSMLLLYFANSSGAFLIAALIEGVAGGTVMPMMVTLMSDRCEPHERGRLFSICIGGFDLGIALAGPSLGFVAELVGYRNMFGLAAGLAGLALLIFVTLSSKNLSHSLKFAIGRGKDVYALIDILTDLKAR; this is encoded by the coding sequence TTGAATATTTTTAGGGACATCGAACCTCAACTCAAACGCAGCTTGCTGACTTTATTTACCGCAGGGTTGCTATTCTGGTGTAGTTTGGCTTCGCTGCTGCCAACTTTGCCTCTGTACGTTCAATCGGTGGGCGGTAGCAAACAGCAGATTGGCTTTGTGATGGGGGCGTTTGCGATCGGGCTTTTGCTGTCGAGGCCGCAGTTGGGTAAAATAGCCGACAGTCGGGGGCGAAAACAAGTTTTGCTGCTAGGCGTCTCAGTGGCTGCACTTGCGCCGATCGCCTACCTATTCGCAAAGTCTGTCCCCTTACTGTTATTTTTCCGAGCTTTTCACGGCATTAGCATCGCTGCTTTTACCACAGCTTACAGCGCTTTGGTCACAGATTTGTCGCCACCAAGAAAGCGGGGCGAATTAATCGGTTACATGAGTTTAGCAGCGCCGATTGGTTTGGCCTTTGGCCCAGCGCTTGGCGGATTTGTGCAAGCTGGGATTGGTTATCCTGCTTTGTTTGCGATGTCGGCGGCTTTCGCCACAACAGCTTTATTTTTTACCAGCAAAGTTGCGGAACCTAATTTTGCTGAGTTAACAAAGTCTGACTCGCTATCTGAGGACAAAAATAGCCAAAAATACTGGCAAATGCTGTGGAATCCCCGGGTGCGGATTCCGGCTTTGGTGTTATTGCTGGTTGGTTTGGTATTCGGAACTTTGAGCACTTTTATGCCTTTGTTTATCCAAGAAACTAAGGTTAATCTGAATCCGGGATTGTTTTATTCTACGGCGGCTGTCGCCAGTTTCAGTTTGCGGTTGGTTACGGGGCGGGCTTCGGATAAATACGGCCGCGGTTTGTTTATTTCTGGCGGTTTAATTTGTTACGCGTTGTCTATGTTATTGTTATATTTTGCTAACAGCAGTGGTGCTTTTTTGATCGCAGCTTTGATTGAAGGTGTGGCAGGCGGTACTGTTATGCCGATGATGGTGACGCTGATGTCGGACAGGTGCGAACCTCATGAAAGGGGTCGATTGTTTTCGATTTGTATTGGCGGGTTTGATTTGGGGATTGCGTTGGCTGGCCCGAGTTTGGGTTTTGTTGCGGAACTTGTGGGCTACAGAAATATGTTTGGCTTGGCGGCGGGATTGGCTGGCTTGGCTTTGCTGATTTTTGTTACTTTGTCTAGCAAGAATTTGTCTCATTCGCTGAAATTTGCGATCGGGCGCGGCAAAGATGTTTATGCTTTGATTGACATCCTCACCGACCTGAAGGCACGGTGA
- a CDS encoding glycosyltransferase family 4 protein — protein MKILVLAWEFPPRIVGGIARHVSELYPELVKLGHSIHLITVEFGHAPMYEVVEGIQVHRVVVGHAKDFFHWVANLNQSMGHQGGKLMLEEGPFDIIHAHDWLVGDAAIALKHTFKVPLIATIHATEYGRFNGIHNDGQRYINAKENDLAYNAWRVIVCSDYMRREAELVLSTPWNKIEVIYNGIRPEKKPRRNEFAAMNFRRLFATDHEKIVYYVGRISYEKGIAVFLNAAPQVIREMGGNAKIVIVGGGNTDHLKVMAWNLGIWNKCYFTGFMFEEHLDKFQTVADCAVFPSLYEPFGIVALESFAARVPVVVSNAGGLPEVVQHTKTGVVTEANNRDSLAWGILEVLKNPGYGRWLVDNAYEDLERRFSWPKLAMETEWVYQRVVEERAEVDW, from the coding sequence ATGAAAATTTTGGTATTGGCATGGGAGTTTCCTCCCAGAATAGTAGGCGGTATCGCCCGCCACGTATCGGAACTGTATCCAGAATTGGTGAAGTTGGGGCACTCGATTCACCTAATTACAGTAGAGTTCGGTCATGCGCCGATGTACGAAGTGGTGGAAGGAATACAAGTGCATCGCGTCGTAGTGGGACACGCCAAGGACTTTTTTCACTGGGTAGCCAACCTCAACCAAAGCATGGGCCACCAAGGCGGCAAACTAATGCTGGAGGAAGGCCCCTTTGATATCATCCACGCTCACGATTGGTTGGTGGGAGATGCGGCGATCGCCCTCAAGCATACCTTTAAAGTACCGCTAATTGCCACCATCCACGCCACCGAATACGGGCGCTTCAACGGCATCCACAATGACGGGCAGCGCTACATTAACGCCAAGGAAAACGACCTCGCTTACAACGCTTGGCGGGTAATTGTTTGCAGCGATTATATGCGGCGAGAAGCCGAACTTGTACTATCAACTCCGTGGAACAAAATTGAGGTAATTTACAACGGAATCAGACCGGAAAAAAAGCCGCGCAGAAACGAGTTTGCTGCGATGAATTTCCGCCGCCTTTTCGCAACCGATCACGAAAAAATAGTTTATTATGTAGGCAGAATTAGCTATGAAAAAGGCATTGCTGTATTTCTCAATGCGGCACCTCAAGTAATTAGGGAAATGGGGGGTAACGCAAAAATTGTCATTGTTGGTGGTGGCAATACAGACCATCTCAAAGTTATGGCTTGGAATTTAGGAATCTGGAATAAGTGTTATTTTACAGGCTTCATGTTTGAGGAACATCTCGACAAATTCCAGACGGTGGCTGACTGCGCGGTTTTCCCCAGTCTTTACGAACCTTTTGGGATTGTAGCGTTAGAAAGCTTTGCTGCGAGGGTGCCTGTGGTGGTGTCGAATGCGGGCGGCTTACCGGAGGTAGTTCAGCATACTAAAACTGGTGTTGTTACTGAGGCGAACAATCGGGATTCTTTGGCTTGGGGGATTTTGGAGGTGTTGAAAAATCCGGGTTATGGGCGGTGGTTGGTTGACAATGCTTATGAGGATTTGGAACGCCGCTTTAGTTGGCCGAAGTTGGCGATGGAAACTGAGTGGGTTTATCAGCGAGTGGTGGAGGAAAGGGCCGAGGTTGATTGGTGA
- a CDS encoding glutamine synthetase III, which yields MSGNESRVQAISQIVNRPITPAKPPKRLEEMWATDVFSLSKMQESLPKSIFKSVKNTVQTGQTLDPSVADVVAVAMKDWAISKGALYYAHVFYPLTNSTAEKHDGFISVQSDGSVISEFAGKLLVQGEPDGSSFPNGGIRSTAAARGYTAWDVTSPAYVMETDNGMTLCIPTVFISWTGEALDKKTPLLRSIAAMNKAATRVLKLLGNTEVAPVNSSCGAEQEYFLIDSNFANSRPDLLLAGRTLFGKPPAKGQQFDDHYFGAIPERVQVFMQEVEERMYRLGIPAKTRHNEVAPGQFEIAPFFEAANVASDHQQLTMTILRNTAKKHGFMCLLHEKPFAGINGSGKHVNWSVGNATQGNLLDPGDTPHSNIQFLVFCGAVIRGVHKYGPLLRAVVATASNDHRLGANEAPPAIISVYLGSQLEDIFEQISKGGIQGSQGRGIMNLGVETLPIFVKDAGDRNRTSPFAFTGNRFEFRAVGSGQSVSGPLVAMNTILADSLDWVANKLESDLAKGTDLNAAIQIVLKEVMDEHGAVVFGGNGYSEEWHKMAVEERGLANLRTTADALPVLKAEYIEDLFEKTGVLTPVELESRYDVYAEQYLLAIEVEAKLVGSMAKTMIYPAAVSYLSDLSSTIAGLKEIGIELEKATAQTVATLVKSMMDTASKLSDALSKHDFATTEEHMQYASQTIRPLMDEVRQYADALEAEVADDLWPLPTYQEMLFIK from the coding sequence ATGAGTGGAAACGAATCGCGCGTTCAAGCAATTTCTCAAATCGTCAACCGCCCAATAACTCCTGCCAAGCCTCCCAAGCGGTTAGAAGAAATGTGGGCAACAGACGTTTTTAGTCTGAGCAAAATGCAAGAAAGCCTGCCCAAAAGCATTTTCAAATCAGTCAAAAACACCGTTCAAACCGGACAAACACTCGACCCTTCCGTAGCCGACGTAGTTGCAGTAGCAATGAAAGATTGGGCAATTTCCAAAGGAGCCCTCTACTACGCCCACGTATTTTACCCGCTAACCAACAGCACCGCCGAAAAACACGACGGTTTCATCTCCGTCCAAAGCGACGGCTCCGTCATCTCAGAATTTGCAGGTAAACTGCTAGTACAAGGCGAACCCGACGGTTCCTCCTTCCCCAACGGCGGAATTCGCTCCACCGCAGCAGCTCGCGGATACACAGCATGGGATGTCACCAGCCCCGCCTATGTCATGGAAACAGACAACGGCATGACATTGTGCATTCCCACTGTTTTCATCTCCTGGACAGGTGAAGCCCTAGACAAGAAAACCCCGCTTTTGCGCTCCATTGCTGCCATGAACAAAGCAGCAACCAGAGTCTTAAAACTGTTAGGAAATACCGAAGTTGCTCCGGTAAACTCTAGTTGCGGTGCCGAGCAAGAATACTTCCTCATAGATTCCAACTTCGCCAACAGCCGCCCCGACTTACTATTAGCAGGTCGCACCCTGTTCGGCAAACCTCCCGCCAAAGGTCAGCAATTTGACGACCACTATTTTGGAGCAATTCCAGAGCGCGTTCAAGTCTTCATGCAAGAAGTAGAAGAAAGAATGTACCGCCTGGGAATTCCTGCGAAAACCCGCCACAACGAAGTAGCTCCCGGCCAGTTTGAAATTGCACCATTTTTTGAAGCAGCAAACGTCGCCAGCGATCACCAACAATTAACCATGACAATTCTTCGTAACACTGCGAAGAAACATGGTTTTATGTGCTTGCTGCACGAGAAGCCTTTCGCAGGCATCAACGGTTCCGGCAAACACGTCAACTGGTCAGTCGGTAACGCCACCCAAGGCAACTTGTTAGACCCCGGCGATACACCGCACTCCAACATACAGTTCCTAGTGTTTTGTGGCGCTGTGATTCGCGGCGTACACAAATACGGCCCATTGTTGCGCGCGGTAGTTGCAACTGCTAGCAACGACCATCGTTTGGGTGCCAACGAAGCTCCACCAGCCATTATCTCCGTCTATTTGGGCTCGCAATTAGAAGATATCTTCGAGCAAATTAGCAAGGGAGGAATTCAAGGTTCTCAAGGTCGGGGAATCATGAATTTAGGCGTAGAAACACTGCCTATTTTCGTAAAAGATGCTGGTGACAGAAACCGGACTTCGCCCTTTGCCTTTACAGGAAACCGCTTTGAATTCCGTGCAGTAGGTTCTGGTCAATCTGTTTCCGGCCCGCTGGTGGCAATGAATACAATTCTCGCCGATTCTTTGGACTGGGTTGCTAACAAACTAGAAAGCGATTTGGCGAAGGGAACTGACTTGAATGCTGCCATCCAAATAGTCCTGAAAGAAGTCATGGACGAGCATGGCGCTGTGGTATTTGGCGGCAACGGCTATTCTGAAGAATGGCACAAAATGGCCGTTGAAGAACGCGGTTTAGCCAACTTGCGGACTACCGCCGATGCTTTGCCCGTGTTGAAGGCAGAATACATTGAGGACTTGTTTGAAAAGACAGGCGTTCTGACTCCGGTTGAATTGGAAAGCCGTTATGACGTGTATGCAGAGCAGTATTTGCTGGCTATTGAAGTCGAAGCAAAACTGGTCGGAAGCATGGCCAAAACCATGATTTATCCGGCCGCAGTGAGCTATTTGTCGGATCTTTCCAGCACGATTGCTGGCTTGAAAGAGATTGGCATTGAACTGGAAAAAGCAACTGCTCAAACAGTCGCGACGCTGGTTAAGTCGATGATGGATACTGCGAGCAAGTTGAGTGATGCTTTGAGCAAGCACGATTTTGCTACGACTGAAGAGCATATGCAGTATGCTTCGCAAACCATTCGTCCTTTGATGGATGAGGTTCGCCAATATGCTGATGCTTTGGAAGCTGAAGTGGCTGATGATTTGTGGCCTCTGCCTACTTATCAAGAAATGCTGTTTATTAAGTAA
- a CDS encoding 2TM domain-containing protein translates to MPPRWPRKPDRNDPEYRRLDDRMNFAIHVGLFSATNSGLWFVQNLQKADWPWAVTVTGAWALVVLAHAIFIFAIADYSPLTKDSG, encoded by the coding sequence ATGCCTCCTCGTTGGCCCCGCAAACCCGATCGCAACGATCCAGAGTACCGCCGCTTAGACGATCGCATGAATTTTGCGATCCACGTCGGTCTTTTTTCTGCTACAAATTCTGGTTTGTGGTTTGTTCAAAATTTGCAAAAGGCTGATTGGCCTTGGGCAGTTACAGTAACGGGTGCATGGGCTCTAGTAGTTTTGGCCCACGCGATTTTCATTTTTGCGATCGCCGATTATTCGCCCCTCACCAAAGATTCTGGCTGA
- a CDS encoding 2OG-Fe(II) oxygenase yields MKYYSQHPNAFSIDYLNDLRGAILASPYFAINNLNRDFIGTKGFSVVFQRAQIAEVEGRFPLFKPYLDRALQPECNAFYLNPLLLAEGSRVDPHIDRSLRSYCKTVEPPAAVSVLYVQVPPNLQGGELILRRHKQQVGQIKPQANSLIYFQGDLTHSVNAVKSSGTRLSLVCEQYSLSATELQDIPGFTVESRAAKAKSK; encoded by the coding sequence TTGAAATACTACAGCCAACATCCTAACGCTTTCTCGATCGACTATCTCAACGACTTACGAGGAGCAATACTCGCCTCACCTTATTTTGCCATCAACAACCTCAACCGCGATTTCATCGGCACAAAAGGCTTTTCCGTAGTATTCCAGCGCGCCCAAATCGCCGAAGTAGAGGGCCGCTTCCCGTTGTTCAAACCCTACTTAGACCGAGCATTACAGCCTGAATGCAACGCTTTTTACCTGAATCCCCTACTGCTGGCTGAAGGTTCCCGCGTCGATCCGCATATCGATCGATCCTTGCGATCGTACTGCAAAACCGTCGAACCTCCCGCAGCCGTCAGCGTATTATACGTACAAGTCCCCCCAAACTTGCAAGGAGGGGAATTGATACTGCGGCGCCACAAACAGCAAGTCGGACAAATTAAACCACAAGCCAATTCACTGATCTATTTTCAAGGAGATTTGACACACTCAGTCAACGCCGTAAAAAGTAGCGGTACTCGCTTAAGTTTGGTTTGCGAACAGTACAGTTTGAGCGCCACAGAATTGCAAGATATTCCGGGATTCACAGTGGAATCTAGGGCGGCAAAAGCAAAAAGCAAGTGA
- a CDS encoding DUF3181 family protein, protein MPNTTLAIESLAAEIGENVYIDVAKWHLYLRDAHLHTVVAEQLYPMLEDGDADDDRVGQVLQGISVKLGGGKREVPLADLIPMQSRVHLMDVLEEFQRKM, encoded by the coding sequence ATGCCTAATACTACGCTGGCGATCGAATCCTTAGCCGCAGAAATTGGCGAAAATGTCTACATTGACGTTGCCAAGTGGCATTTGTATCTCCGTGATGCCCACCTGCATACCGTTGTTGCCGAACAACTTTACCCAATGCTGGAAGATGGCGACGCAGATGATGACAGAGTTGGACAAGTTTTGCAAGGCATTTCAGTCAAGTTGGGCGGTGGCAAGCGAGAAGTGCCGCTGGCAGATTTGATTCCCATGCAGTCGAGAGTTCATTTGATGGATGTGCTTGAAGAATTTCAGCGCAAAATGTAA
- a CDS encoding FIST N-terminal domain-containing protein, producing MLKTVVGHSNDPDSLSAITEVLEQCQQSLSGASPQAGILFSAIDFEHTLILNQINQTYPGIELIGGTTGGEISSVLGFEQDSLTLMLFCSDNITIRAGIGRDISQDLNAAIKTAIVQATTDHTEPIKLCIALPESLSTSAILILDSLNQALGEKVPIFGGLTADRWQFKQTYQFYKTEVYSDAIPILLFSGSILFSHSVASGWNPVGKRGIVTKASQNVVYEIDGQPALEFYQHYLGKRPPAPEYPLAVFDINETHYYLRATNGVYDPAVGSVTFFGDVPEQAIVQIAEATHDSILSASRTSMMQALQNYPGKEPTAAMYFSCCGRRQILGTRTKEEYALTQTCLTKSLPSCGFYTYGEISPLEQQGISCFHNQTFITLLLGEA from the coding sequence ATGTTAAAAACTGTCGTTGGTCATAGCAACGATCCTGACTCTCTCTCGGCCATAACAGAAGTCCTAGAACAATGTCAGCAATCCCTGTCAGGAGCATCTCCTCAAGCGGGTATATTGTTCTCTGCCATTGACTTTGAACATACTCTCATCTTAAATCAAATTAATCAGACTTATCCAGGAATTGAGCTAATTGGTGGCACAACTGGTGGAGAGATATCGTCTGTTTTAGGGTTTGAACAAGATTCACTCACTCTGATGTTATTTTGTTCGGACAACATCACGATTCGTGCTGGAATTGGACGAGATATTTCCCAGGACTTGAACGCTGCCATTAAAACCGCTATTGTTCAAGCAACAACAGACCATACAGAACCTATAAAACTCTGTATTGCTTTGCCAGAAAGTCTCAGCACCAGTGCCATTTTGATTTTAGATAGCTTGAATCAAGCTTTAGGCGAAAAAGTACCTATTTTTGGCGGACTCACGGCGGACAGGTGGCAGTTCAAACAAACCTATCAGTTCTACAAAACAGAAGTTTATAGCGATGCAATTCCCATTCTCTTATTCTCTGGGTCTATTCTATTTTCTCATAGTGTTGCTAGTGGGTGGAATCCGGTTGGTAAGCGAGGTATAGTTACTAAAGCCTCTCAAAACGTAGTCTACGAAATCGATGGTCAACCAGCTCTAGAGTTTTATCAGCACTATTTGGGAAAAAGGCCACCAGCCCCAGAATATCCCCTAGCGGTGTTTGATATCAATGAAACTCATTACTATTTGCGAGCGACTAACGGAGTTTACGATCCAGCAGTTGGTAGCGTGACCTTTTTTGGGGATGTTCCAGAACAGGCGATCGTTCAAATTGCCGAAGCCACCCATGATAGTATTCTATCTGCATCTCGAACATCAATGATGCAAGCCTTACAAAATTATCCAGGTAAAGAACCTACTGCTGCTATGTATTTTTCCTGTTGCGGTAGGCGACAGATTTTAGGTACTCGCACTAAAGAAGAATATGCACTAACTCAAACCTGTTTGACCAAATCATTGCCGAGTTGTGGCTTTTACACCTATGGCGAAATTTCTCCCTTAGAACAGCAGGGCATCTCCTGTTTTCACAATCAAACATTTATTACTTTGCTACTAGGAGAAGCCTAA